One window from the genome of Gadus morhua chromosome 16, gadMor3.0, whole genome shotgun sequence encodes:
- the LOC115560668 gene encoding uncharacterized protein LOC115560668 isoform X5 yields the protein MEATALMLPSVRWQEPKVTSDSDSDSDSSAEFDEDNKVASAEVDEEEMHFKSRCEKCKTAQQSSEYEKITPSKISKWSFQIQLKGKGTYECSATGLVFEVSEQALVRYSVLSWFQFSEFLPDSWRPAGSIWNVDVVNKDPSVLQFIHFPHSLCLAEPEHELSFSVLHVKDRHANIESTVDFTASHVKWRVSSLSPVGLIIPSSLQVKHHALVLIYKERIKSKKKISIFHVFLASNDGSEIQAIDEQVLSSHKILIKMYKSAACRLGEKFHCLTSKPKGQIEPPKLEFVNKLLASKGFFEVRFGELPPFELFLKDSDCDEPLWSATIREEDLKFKKKPIVKPRRRFLPFKKTQVANTRLEGKLQRIRSEYVQRVSISVIKGLLDDLWQQKVFSTEDKDTVMNHKIKADQARCLIDMVMGKGERASQIMIDSMKERDPELCNTLGLISSPSLK from the exons ATGGAAG CCACTGCGCTCATGTTACCCAGTGTGCGCTGGCAAGAACCGAAGGTCacttctgattctgattctgattctg ACTCCAGTGCTGAGTTTGATGAAGACAATAAGG TTGCCAGTGCTGAGGTTGATGAAG AGGAGATGCACTTCAAGTCACGTtgtgaaaaatgtaaaacagctcagcag agTTCTGAGTATGAGAAGATTACCCCAAGCAAGATTTCTAAGTGGAGCTTCCA gataCAGCTGAAAGGCAAAGGGACCTATGAGTGTTCGGCTACAGGTCTGGTGTTTGAAGTGTCGGAGCAGGCTCTGGTCCGCTACTCTGTCCTGTCCTGGTTCCAATTCTCTGAGTTCCTCCCAGACTCCTGGAGACCTGCTGGATCGATTTGGAATGTGGATGTGGTCAACAAGGATCCATCTGTGCTCCAGTTTATCCATTTCCCCCACTCTCTGTGCCTTGCTG AACCTGAGCATGAGCTGAGCTTCAGTGTTCTGCATGTAAAGGATCGCCATGCCAACATTGAGTCGACGGTGGACTTCACGGCAAGCCATGTTAAATGGCGCGTGTCCTCGCTTTCTCCTGTGGGTCTCATCATTCCGAGCAGTCTGCAGGTGAAGCACCACGCGTTGGTGCTGATTTACAAGGAGCGGATCAAATCCAAAAAAAAGATATCGATCTTCCACGTGTTTTTGGCCTCGAACGACGGCTCTGAGATCCAG GCTATTGATGAACAGGTGCTCTCTTCTCATAAGATATTGATCAAGATGTACAAATCGGCCGCCTGTAGGCTGGGAGAAAAGTTCCACTGCCTCACAAGCAAGCCAAAAGGGCAAATTGAACCCCCG aAACTAGAATTTGTTAATAAATTGTTAGCGTCTAAGGGATTTTTTGAAGTACGCTTCGGTGAGCTTCCTCCTTTCGAATTGTTTCTGAAGGACTCTGACTGTGATGAGCCTTTGTGGTCTGCTACAATCAGAGAAG AGGATTTGAAATTCAAGAAGAAACCGATTGTAAAACCAAGACGTAGGTTTTTACCTTTCAAGAAGACCCAAGTGGCAAACACCAGACTGGAAG GCAAGCTTCAAAGGATCCGTTCTGAATATGTGCAAAGAGTTTCAATCTCAGTTATCAAAGGTCTCCTGGATGACCTTTGGCAGCAGAAGGTGTTCAGTACTGAGGACAAGGACACTGTGATGAACCACAAGATCAAAGCAGACCAAGCACGTTGTCTGATCGACATGGTGatggggaaaggggagagagcaagtcaGATAATGATTGATAGTATGAAGGAGAGGGATCCTGAATTATGCAACACATTGGGCCTGATCTCTTCTCCTTCATTGAAGTAA
- the LOC115560668 gene encoding uncharacterized protein LOC115560668 isoform X1 — protein MIASLVEQKRALSAYTANHDLPSTLTANQWALLEKTMNCLEPFEELTRKVSSATSSTADVIPSVTVLKRVLSMETEADSGIKTMKRTLLEAVDKRFSTVEDEPLYVLPNCWTQDTRTDFSPVQTLPSGGKMHWLRSWRKMQACKLARGEKATALMLPSVRWQEPKVTSDSDSDSDSDSSAEFDEDNKVASAEVDEEEMHFKSRCEKCKTAQQSSEYEKITPSKISKWSFQIQLKGKGTYECSATGLVFEVSEQALVRYSVLSWFQFSEFLPDSWRPAGSIWNVDVVNKDPSVLQFIHFPHSLCLAEPEHELSFSVLHVKDRHANIESTVDFTASHVKWRVSSLSPVGLIIPSSLQVKHHALVLIYKERIKSKKKISIFHVFLASNDGSEIQAIDEQVLSSHKILIKMYKSAACRLGEKFHCLTSKPKGQIEPPKLEFVNKLLASKGFFEVRFGELPPFELFLKDSDCDEPLWSATIREEDLKFKKKPIVKPRRRFLPFKKTQVANTRLEGKLQRIRSEYVQRVSISVIKGLLDDLWQQKVFSTEDKDTVMNHKIKADQARCLIDMVMGKGERASQIMIDSMKERDPELCNTLGLISSPSLK, from the exons ATGATCGCGAGTCTGGTGGAACAGAAACGAGCACTGTCTGCTTATACTGCTAACCATGACCTGCCCTCAACACTCACGGCAAACCAGTGGGCCTTGCTTGAAAAAACAATGAACTGTCTAGAACCGTTTGAGGAGTTAACAAGGAAGGTGAGCTCAGCCACATCCTCCACTGCTGATGTTATCCCAAGTGTCACCGTTCTGAAACGTGTCCTCTCCATGGAAACCGAGGCTGACTCTGGGATTAAAACCATGAAAAGGACGCTCTTAGAAGCTGTTGACAAGCGCTTTAGCACCGTGGAAGACGAACCTCTGTATGTACTTCCAAACTGCTGGACCCAAGATACAAGGACAG atTTTTCACCAGTGCAGACTCTGCCAAGCGGTGGAAAGATGCACTGGCTAAGGAGCTGGAGGAAGatgcaggcatgcaaactggctcggggtgaaaaag CCACTGCGCTCATGTTACCCAGTGTGCGCTGGCAAGAACCGAAGGTCacttctgattctgattctgattctgattctg ACTCCAGTGCTGAGTTTGATGAAGACAATAAGG TTGCCAGTGCTGAGGTTGATGAAG AGGAGATGCACTTCAAGTCACGTtgtgaaaaatgtaaaacagctcagcag agTTCTGAGTATGAGAAGATTACCCCAAGCAAGATTTCTAAGTGGAGCTTCCA gataCAGCTGAAAGGCAAAGGGACCTATGAGTGTTCGGCTACAGGTCTGGTGTTTGAAGTGTCGGAGCAGGCTCTGGTCCGCTACTCTGTCCTGTCCTGGTTCCAATTCTCTGAGTTCCTCCCAGACTCCTGGAGACCTGCTGGATCGATTTGGAATGTGGATGTGGTCAACAAGGATCCATCTGTGCTCCAGTTTATCCATTTCCCCCACTCTCTGTGCCTTGCTG AACCTGAGCATGAGCTGAGCTTCAGTGTTCTGCATGTAAAGGATCGCCATGCCAACATTGAGTCGACGGTGGACTTCACGGCAAGCCATGTTAAATGGCGCGTGTCCTCGCTTTCTCCTGTGGGTCTCATCATTCCGAGCAGTCTGCAGGTGAAGCACCACGCGTTGGTGCTGATTTACAAGGAGCGGATCAAATCCAAAAAAAAGATATCGATCTTCCACGTGTTTTTGGCCTCGAACGACGGCTCTGAGATCCAG GCTATTGATGAACAGGTGCTCTCTTCTCATAAGATATTGATCAAGATGTACAAATCGGCCGCCTGTAGGCTGGGAGAAAAGTTCCACTGCCTCACAAGCAAGCCAAAAGGGCAAATTGAACCCCCG aAACTAGAATTTGTTAATAAATTGTTAGCGTCTAAGGGATTTTTTGAAGTACGCTTCGGTGAGCTTCCTCCTTTCGAATTGTTTCTGAAGGACTCTGACTGTGATGAGCCTTTGTGGTCTGCTACAATCAGAGAAG AGGATTTGAAATTCAAGAAGAAACCGATTGTAAAACCAAGACGTAGGTTTTTACCTTTCAAGAAGACCCAAGTGGCAAACACCAGACTGGAAG GCAAGCTTCAAAGGATCCGTTCTGAATATGTGCAAAGAGTTTCAATCTCAGTTATCAAAGGTCTCCTGGATGACCTTTGGCAGCAGAAGGTGTTCAGTACTGAGGACAAGGACACTGTGATGAACCACAAGATCAAAGCAGACCAAGCACGTTGTCTGATCGACATGGTGatggggaaaggggagagagcaagtcaGATAATGATTGATAGTATGAAGGAGAGGGATCCTGAATTATGCAACACATTGGGCCTGATCTCTTCTCCTTCATTGAAGTAA
- the LOC115560668 gene encoding uncharacterized protein LOC115560668 isoform X3 — translation MIASLVEQKRALSAYTANHDLPSTLTANQWALLEKTMNCLEPFEELTRKVSSATSSTADVIPSVTVLKRVLSMETEADSGIKTMKRTLLEAVDKRFSTVEDEPLYVLPNCWTQDTRTDFSPVQTLPSGGKMHWLRSWRKMQACKLARGEKATALMLPSVRWQEPKVTSDSDSDSDSDSSAEFDEDNKVASAEVDEEEMHFKSRCEKCKTAQQSSEYEKITPSKISKWSFQIQLKGKGTYECSATGLVFEVSEQALVRYSVLSWFQFSEFLPDSWRPAGSIWNVDVVNKDPSVLQFIHFPHSLCLAEPEHELSFSVLHVKDRHANIESTVDFTASHVKWRVSSLSPVGLIIPSSLQAIDEQVLSSHKILIKMYKSAACRLGEKFHCLTSKPKGQIEPPKLEFVNKLLASKGFFEVRFGELPPFELFLKDSDCDEPLWSATIREEDLKFKKKPIVKPRRRFLPFKKTQVANTRLEGKLQRIRSEYVQRVSISVIKGLLDDLWQQKVFSTEDKDTVMNHKIKADQARCLIDMVMGKGERASQIMIDSMKERDPELCNTLGLISSPSLK, via the exons ATGATCGCGAGTCTGGTGGAACAGAAACGAGCACTGTCTGCTTATACTGCTAACCATGACCTGCCCTCAACACTCACGGCAAACCAGTGGGCCTTGCTTGAAAAAACAATGAACTGTCTAGAACCGTTTGAGGAGTTAACAAGGAAGGTGAGCTCAGCCACATCCTCCACTGCTGATGTTATCCCAAGTGTCACCGTTCTGAAACGTGTCCTCTCCATGGAAACCGAGGCTGACTCTGGGATTAAAACCATGAAAAGGACGCTCTTAGAAGCTGTTGACAAGCGCTTTAGCACCGTGGAAGACGAACCTCTGTATGTACTTCCAAACTGCTGGACCCAAGATACAAGGACAG atTTTTCACCAGTGCAGACTCTGCCAAGCGGTGGAAAGATGCACTGGCTAAGGAGCTGGAGGAAGatgcaggcatgcaaactggctcggggtgaaaaag CCACTGCGCTCATGTTACCCAGTGTGCGCTGGCAAGAACCGAAGGTCacttctgattctgattctgattctgattctg ACTCCAGTGCTGAGTTTGATGAAGACAATAAGG TTGCCAGTGCTGAGGTTGATGAAG AGGAGATGCACTTCAAGTCACGTtgtgaaaaatgtaaaacagctcagcag agTTCTGAGTATGAGAAGATTACCCCAAGCAAGATTTCTAAGTGGAGCTTCCA gataCAGCTGAAAGGCAAAGGGACCTATGAGTGTTCGGCTACAGGTCTGGTGTTTGAAGTGTCGGAGCAGGCTCTGGTCCGCTACTCTGTCCTGTCCTGGTTCCAATTCTCTGAGTTCCTCCCAGACTCCTGGAGACCTGCTGGATCGATTTGGAATGTGGATGTGGTCAACAAGGATCCATCTGTGCTCCAGTTTATCCATTTCCCCCACTCTCTGTGCCTTGCTG AACCTGAGCATGAGCTGAGCTTCAGTGTTCTGCATGTAAAGGATCGCCATGCCAACATTGAGTCGACGGTGGACTTCACGGCAAGCCATGTTAAATGGCGCGTGTCCTCGCTTTCTCCTGTGGGTCTCATCATTCCGAGCAGTCTGCAG GCTATTGATGAACAGGTGCTCTCTTCTCATAAGATATTGATCAAGATGTACAAATCGGCCGCCTGTAGGCTGGGAGAAAAGTTCCACTGCCTCACAAGCAAGCCAAAAGGGCAAATTGAACCCCCG aAACTAGAATTTGTTAATAAATTGTTAGCGTCTAAGGGATTTTTTGAAGTACGCTTCGGTGAGCTTCCTCCTTTCGAATTGTTTCTGAAGGACTCTGACTGTGATGAGCCTTTGTGGTCTGCTACAATCAGAGAAG AGGATTTGAAATTCAAGAAGAAACCGATTGTAAAACCAAGACGTAGGTTTTTACCTTTCAAGAAGACCCAAGTGGCAAACACCAGACTGGAAG GCAAGCTTCAAAGGATCCGTTCTGAATATGTGCAAAGAGTTTCAATCTCAGTTATCAAAGGTCTCCTGGATGACCTTTGGCAGCAGAAGGTGTTCAGTACTGAGGACAAGGACACTGTGATGAACCACAAGATCAAAGCAGACCAAGCACGTTGTCTGATCGACATGGTGatggggaaaggggagagagcaagtcaGATAATGATTGATAGTATGAAGGAGAGGGATCCTGAATTATGCAACACATTGGGCCTGATCTCTTCTCCTTCATTGAAGTAA
- the LOC115560668 gene encoding uncharacterized protein LOC115560668 isoform X4 yields MEATALMLPSVRWQEPKVTSDSDSDSDSDSSAEFDEDNKVASAEVDEEEMHFKSRCEKCKTAQQSSEYEKITPSKISKWSFQIQLKGKGTYECSATGLVFEVSEQALVRYSVLSWFQFSEFLPDSWRPAGSIWNVDVVNKDPSVLQFIHFPHSLCLAEPEHELSFSVLHVKDRHANIESTVDFTASHVKWRVSSLSPVGLIIPSSLQVKHHALVLIYKERIKSKKKISIFHVFLASNDGSEIQAIDEQVLSSHKILIKMYKSAACRLGEKFHCLTSKPKGQIEPPKLEFVNKLLASKGFFEVRFGELPPFELFLKDSDCDEPLWSATIREEDLKFKKKPIVKPRRRFLPFKKTQVANTRLEGKLQRIRSEYVQRVSISVIKGLLDDLWQQKVFSTEDKDTVMNHKIKADQARCLIDMVMGKGERASQIMIDSMKERDPELCNTLGLISSPSLK; encoded by the exons ATGGAAG CCACTGCGCTCATGTTACCCAGTGTGCGCTGGCAAGAACCGAAGGTCacttctgattctgattctgattctgattctg ACTCCAGTGCTGAGTTTGATGAAGACAATAAGG TTGCCAGTGCTGAGGTTGATGAAG AGGAGATGCACTTCAAGTCACGTtgtgaaaaatgtaaaacagctcagcag agTTCTGAGTATGAGAAGATTACCCCAAGCAAGATTTCTAAGTGGAGCTTCCA gataCAGCTGAAAGGCAAAGGGACCTATGAGTGTTCGGCTACAGGTCTGGTGTTTGAAGTGTCGGAGCAGGCTCTGGTCCGCTACTCTGTCCTGTCCTGGTTCCAATTCTCTGAGTTCCTCCCAGACTCCTGGAGACCTGCTGGATCGATTTGGAATGTGGATGTGGTCAACAAGGATCCATCTGTGCTCCAGTTTATCCATTTCCCCCACTCTCTGTGCCTTGCTG AACCTGAGCATGAGCTGAGCTTCAGTGTTCTGCATGTAAAGGATCGCCATGCCAACATTGAGTCGACGGTGGACTTCACGGCAAGCCATGTTAAATGGCGCGTGTCCTCGCTTTCTCCTGTGGGTCTCATCATTCCGAGCAGTCTGCAGGTGAAGCACCACGCGTTGGTGCTGATTTACAAGGAGCGGATCAAATCCAAAAAAAAGATATCGATCTTCCACGTGTTTTTGGCCTCGAACGACGGCTCTGAGATCCAG GCTATTGATGAACAGGTGCTCTCTTCTCATAAGATATTGATCAAGATGTACAAATCGGCCGCCTGTAGGCTGGGAGAAAAGTTCCACTGCCTCACAAGCAAGCCAAAAGGGCAAATTGAACCCCCG aAACTAGAATTTGTTAATAAATTGTTAGCGTCTAAGGGATTTTTTGAAGTACGCTTCGGTGAGCTTCCTCCTTTCGAATTGTTTCTGAAGGACTCTGACTGTGATGAGCCTTTGTGGTCTGCTACAATCAGAGAAG AGGATTTGAAATTCAAGAAGAAACCGATTGTAAAACCAAGACGTAGGTTTTTACCTTTCAAGAAGACCCAAGTGGCAAACACCAGACTGGAAG GCAAGCTTCAAAGGATCCGTTCTGAATATGTGCAAAGAGTTTCAATCTCAGTTATCAAAGGTCTCCTGGATGACCTTTGGCAGCAGAAGGTGTTCAGTACTGAGGACAAGGACACTGTGATGAACCACAAGATCAAAGCAGACCAAGCACGTTGTCTGATCGACATGGTGatggggaaaggggagagagcaagtcaGATAATGATTGATAGTATGAAGGAGAGGGATCCTGAATTATGCAACACATTGGGCCTGATCTCTTCTCCTTCATTGAAGTAA